In Cryptosporangium minutisporangium, the sequence CTCGACCGGATGGAGGCCGACGGGCTCGTCCGCGCGCGCGTCGTCGAGCAGGAGCGACGTCCGAACAAGCGCCTGTTCTCCCTCACCGAGGCTGGGCTGGAAGCGCTGCACCGCTTCACCACCGAACCGGCCAGGCCCGGCGTGATCCGCGACGACCTCCTGGTGAAGGTCGCGGCCGTGGACGCCGGGGACAGCGCCGCCGTCCAGGAGGCGATCCGCGAGCGTCTGACGTGGGCGGAGGCGAAGGTGGCGTTCTACGAGCGGCAGCGCACCCGGCTGCTGGACGGCCGCTTCGAGGACGAGTTCCTCGCCGAGGCCGAACGCGTGGGGCCGTACCTGACGCTCATGCGCGGGCTGTCGTTCGAGCGGGAGAACGTGCGCTGGTGCGAGCGCGCCCTCACCGTCCTCGAGCGTCGAGTTGCGCCACGATGACGGAGAAATCAATACGACGTATGGGCGTCTTTCTGGCCATACTGGATCGATGAATGACGAACGGGAGCTCTGGGAAGTGCGGGTGGGCTTCGTCGCCACCGAGCAGCAGGCCGAGCAGCTGAAGGAGCAGATCGCGCGGCTGCTCTGCCCGGAGCCCGACCACGCGCCGCCGTGCCGGCTGCCCTGGCAGATCGTGCTGTCGCGCCCGGACGACACAGAGGTCTACGAGTCCGTGCTCATCCAGGACCGCATCGAACACCGAGCCTGAAAGTCGAACCAGTAGCGCTCACTCCCGGTAGAGGTAGCTGATCGCGCCGCTGCGCTGGGCTTCCAGAGCGGCGTCCAGCCGGGCCGAGACCAGCGGGAGCAATCGTCGCCGGGCCTCCTCCGGCTCGCAGAACCGGTAGGCGGTGACCTCGCCGTCCACCAGGCGGATGTCGGCGGCCTGATCCCCGGTGAGCGTTCCGCCGTCGAACACGAACGCGAGGATGTCGTCCCAAGGCTCGTGCGGCGGA encodes:
- a CDS encoding PadR family transcriptional regulator, with the translated sequence MALRDAVMAALLGGEASGYDLAKVFDASVANFWLATPQQLYRELDRMEADGLVRARVVEQERRPNKRLFSLTEAGLEALHRFTTEPARPGVIRDDLLVKVAAVDAGDSAAVQEAIRERLTWAEAKVAFYERQRTRLLDGRFEDEFLAEAERVGPYLTLMRGLSFERENVRWCERALTVLERRVAPR